A window of the Candidatus Nitrosotalea okcheonensis genome harbors these coding sequences:
- a CDS encoding YHS domain-containing protein, giving the protein MPVDPVCGIELDESLALVHEYEGKKYYFCCHGCKRIFTRKPNKWKKSK; this is encoded by the coding sequence ATGCCAGTTGATCCAGTATGTGGAATTGAGTTAGATGAAAGTCTCGCACTGGTTCACGAATATGAAGGTAAAAAGTATTATTTTTGCTGCCATGGATGTAAGAGAATTTTTACTAGAAAACCAAACAAGTGGAAGAAATCTAAATAG
- a CDS encoding asparagine synthase-related protein has translation MQEILQQIKTLVTKSVQNHECDSIALSGGLDSSILASCVDRKTAAFVLIAKDFTSTDLVHAQLAAKLHDLKLDIITADVDCLLSAAENTIKILGVFNPIEIRNNIVVYLTMKAAKESGFKSMMTGDGADELFAGYNFFKKMSTKDLEKDLERIWDVMHFPSRAISKSIGISLHTPFLDDDVSEYAKKIPPEFKVHDEKGTKYGKWIIRKAFENDLPTSIVWRDKSAMQDGSGTSGLTSFLDGMITDSAFAKKSRHYAEKEQVILSSKESLYYYELYRKYFDVPHAIAKSDFKCPYCNYSLKLGSHFCRMCGSFPI, from the coding sequence TTGCAAGAAATACTGCAGCAAATCAAGACACTTGTAACAAAATCTGTGCAAAACCATGAGTGTGACTCTATTGCACTCTCTGGGGGATTGGACAGTTCAATTCTTGCTTCATGTGTGGACAGGAAAACTGCAGCATTTGTACTAATTGCAAAAGATTTCACCTCGACAGATCTGGTGCATGCACAACTTGCTGCAAAACTACACGATCTAAAACTTGACATCATAACTGCTGATGTAGACTGTCTTCTTTCTGCGGCAGAGAATACTATCAAGATACTAGGGGTGTTCAATCCGATAGAAATCCGAAACAATATTGTTGTATACCTTACAATGAAGGCTGCCAAAGAGTCTGGATTCAAGTCTATGATGACCGGTGACGGGGCAGATGAACTCTTTGCAGGGTATAATTTTTTCAAAAAAATGTCTACAAAAGACTTGGAAAAAGATCTGGAACGCATCTGGGACGTAATGCATTTTCCATCAAGGGCTATATCAAAATCAATTGGAATATCACTGCATACTCCATTTTTGGATGATGATGTGTCTGAATACGCAAAAAAGATCCCTCCTGAATTCAAAGTGCATGATGAAAAGGGAACAAAATATGGAAAATGGATAATTCGCAAGGCATTTGAAAATGATCTCCCTACATCAATTGTCTGGAGGGATAAATCTGCAATGCAAGATGGTTCTGGCACAAGTGGCTTGACGTCTTTTCTTGATGGCATGATAACTGACTCTGCTTTTGCCAAAAAATCTAGGCATTATGCAGAAAAGGAACAAGTCATTTTGTCTTCAAAGGAATCATTGTACTATTATGAATTATATCGCAAGTACTTTGATGTACCACATGCCATTGCCAAATCTGATTTCAAGTGTCCTTATTGCAACTATTCACTAAAACTTGGTTCTCATTTTTGTCGCATGTGCGGAAGTTTTCCTATTTAG
- a CDS encoding transcriptional regulator, translating into MLLPSEIETKTLIPALRAILAKKLIEEHKIREEEVSKLLGVTQAAISNYVRGTRGDPILINKLLSVKEVSDMINDISNNLASKMAYTPASLSKFIGLCNYIKSSLLICDIHHKLESNIDEAVCKECENMLLKGSGSSF; encoded by the coding sequence ATGCTTCTTCCGTCAGAGATAGAAACCAAGACCCTAATACCTGCACTCAGAGCAATACTTGCAAAAAAGCTGATAGAAGAACACAAGATAAGAGAAGAGGAAGTTTCAAAGCTATTAGGAGTAACCCAAGCAGCTATTAGCAATTATGTCAGGGGAACAAGAGGCGATCCGATTCTCATAAACAAATTGCTATCTGTAAAAGAGGTATCAGATATGATCAATGATATATCAAACAATCTTGCCTCAAAAATGGCATATACTCCCGCAAGCCTTTCAAAATTCATAGGACTCTGTAACTACATCAAGTCGAGTTTATTGATATGTGACATACACCACAAGCTTGAATCAAACATAGATGAAGCAGTATGCAAAGAATGTGAAAATATGCTCTTGAAGGGATCGGGTAGTTCCTTTTAG
- a CDS encoding DNA-binding protein, producing MSGVEKIQLNDSVHPEGHIVTIYQQDIVPCALDLLTELVKYKMVTLLARGQSIPTAVAVANIVTENMMKGNSKILDIVVDSEEEKDRPLVSIIKITVLKTN from the coding sequence TTGAGTGGTGTAGAAAAAATCCAGTTGAATGATTCTGTGCATCCAGAAGGTCATATCGTAACAATTTACCAGCAAGACATAGTTCCATGTGCACTTGATCTTCTAACTGAACTTGTAAAATACAAGATGGTCACACTTTTGGCACGTGGTCAGTCTATACCTACTGCCGTAGCAGTTGCAAATATTGTAACTGAAAACATGATGAAAGGAAATTCAAAAATTCTTGACATTGTAGTAGATAGCGAGGAAGAAAAAGATCGACCACTTGTCTCAATTATTAAAATTACAGTATTGAAAACAAACTAA
- a CDS encoding DNA-directed RNA polymerase subunit K: MSDEPEEVSVDTEEVQPVEEEEPILAPTVVETTESPSEEEEEVKPGKKGKKELSAEEIAEQERLRKIIDAREIIDIDPVHEIIEYEMTGKGKIMIGPPTLTRFEKARILGARALQLSLGAPPFIPIPKDVATSLDLAYAELEKRVIPITIRRVLPNGDFQNIPIDLFD, from the coding sequence ATGTCGGATGAACCTGAGGAAGTAAGTGTAGATACCGAAGAGGTTCAACCAGTAGAGGAGGAAGAACCAATTCTAGCTCCTACAGTAGTTGAAACAACCGAATCTCCCTCTGAAGAAGAGGAAGAGGTCAAGCCTGGAAAGAAAGGCAAGAAAGAACTAAGCGCAGAAGAGATTGCAGAACAAGAGAGATTGCGAAAGATAATTGATGCTCGTGAAATTATTGACATTGATCCAGTACACGAAATTATAGAATATGAAATGACGGGTAAAGGCAAGATAATGATCGGCCCGCCAACACTCACAAGATTTGAAAAAGCAAGAATACTTGGTGCAAGGGCATTACAATTGTCTCTGGGAGCACCTCCTTTCATACCTATACCAAAAGACGTTGCCACATCACTTGATCTTGCTTATGCCGAACTTGAAAAGCGTGTAATTCCTATTACAATCAGGCGAGTCTTACCAAACGGTGACTTTCAAAATATACCTATAGATCTTTTTGACTGA
- a CDS encoding cyclophilin-like fold protein, which produces MSAGSVSKLDFVLSLKGKAILNLELKRHLAPKTVGGITRSIPIEGNAHMMGSDIAYVDTNIKTGGEKLRTQFKKGDVTFLAANGSICFFIEDMQGTKPMTLIGKITTNLESLRNVKPGDIFSITQAGT; this is translated from the coding sequence ATGAGTGCAGGTTCTGTTTCCAAGCTTGATTTTGTCCTATCTTTAAAGGGTAAAGCAATTCTCAATTTAGAACTAAAGCGTCACTTGGCCCCAAAAACAGTTGGCGGTATAACTCGATCAATTCCGATAGAGGGCAATGCCCACATGATGGGAAGTGACATAGCATATGTTGACACAAACATCAAAACAGGTGGAGAAAAACTCAGGACGCAATTCAAAAAGGGAGACGTCACATTCCTTGCCGCAAATGGCTCAATCTGTTTCTTCATCGAGGATATGCAAGGTACAAAACCCATGACATTAATTGGAAAGATAACAACAAACCTAGAATCTTTGAGAAATGTAAAACCCGGAGATATATTTTCAATAACTCAAGCTGGAACGTAA
- a CDS encoding MarR family transcriptional regulator yields MGGGKKQSPAQAEKSQTAESAKKEGQKKGDRKDQKPRTNISVIIDEGQAMNFIKGAKVFTVQELSRQTNVKISAANTFLQALLKKGAVKRVGGYSGHHVYVPA; encoded by the coding sequence ATGGGCGGCGGTAAAAAACAATCTCCGGCACAGGCAGAAAAATCACAGACTGCCGAGTCTGCAAAGAAGGAAGGTCAAAAGAAGGGAGATAGAAAAGATCAAAAGCCACGAACCAACATATCTGTAATAATTGACGAAGGACAGGCCATGAATTTCATTAAAGGTGCCAAAGTTTTCACAGTTCAGGAATTGTCTAGACAAACGAATGTCAAAATTTCTGCGGCAAATACATTCTTACAGGCTCTGTTAAAGAAAGGAGCAGTAAAAAGAGTGGGTGGATATAGCGGACACCACGTTTACGTTCCAGCTTGA
- a CDS encoding ATP-dependent DNA ligase, whose product MKFSLIADTLGYMENTTKRLELTQHLVDLFKITPSDIISKVIYLLQGKLRPDHEGVEIGIAEKIAIKALSKSSGISVKKIEDEYRDTGDFGQVASKILEQKTQTTFLSQNITVERVYDTLYKIAELKGARSQDMKMKYISSLLNDATPIEGGFIAKIITSNLRLGIADYTILDALAVAYTGSKENRPALEHAYNVCSDLGKVAKSVAENGLESLKDFQVTIFSPIRPMLAERVKSPQEAREKMGTEFVSEYKLDGERVQIHRQEEKIVLYSRSLENITNYYPDIVENIGKVLKPDEVILEAEVVAMNDDTGEFLPFQELMHRRRKYKIAQAVQEYPITVNFFDVLSMDKKSCLDLPYVQRRKLLEKNVIEDSFAKIMPMVFVKTDSEVEDSLENAINAGCEGIMLKQLNSPYRAGARASNWLKLKREYRNELGDSIDLVIVGAFYGRGRRTGRYGALLLSAYDDKSDTFPSICKVGTGFTDDSLDQFYQILSDKITIRKDPRIESGLEADVWFEPEVVIEIVASEITLSPIHKVAMDKIRKGSGLALRFPKFTGKIRFEKTSENATNIDEIVTLYNSQKRVVQDEK is encoded by the coding sequence ATGAAATTTTCTCTTATTGCAGACACTCTAGGTTACATGGAAAATACAACCAAAAGATTAGAGTTGACACAGCATTTGGTGGACTTGTTTAAGATTACACCGTCTGACATAATATCAAAAGTCATCTATCTTTTACAGGGAAAACTAAGGCCTGACCACGAAGGAGTAGAGATTGGTATTGCGGAAAAAATTGCAATCAAGGCACTATCAAAATCATCAGGCATATCAGTTAAAAAAATAGAAGACGAATATAGAGATACGGGAGATTTTGGCCAGGTTGCCTCAAAGATACTTGAGCAAAAAACCCAGACAACGTTTCTGAGTCAAAACATTACAGTTGAACGAGTATATGATACATTATACAAAATTGCAGAGCTAAAAGGAGCAAGATCACAGGACATGAAGATGAAGTATATCTCAAGCTTGCTAAATGATGCAACCCCAATAGAAGGCGGGTTTATTGCAAAGATAATAACTTCAAATCTCAGGCTCGGCATTGCAGACTATACCATACTTGACGCATTAGCTGTTGCATACACAGGATCCAAAGAAAATAGGCCAGCATTAGAGCATGCATACAATGTTTGCAGTGACTTGGGAAAGGTAGCCAAGTCAGTTGCAGAAAATGGTTTAGAGTCTCTAAAAGATTTTCAGGTCACAATATTCAGTCCTATTCGTCCAATGCTTGCGGAAAGAGTAAAGAGTCCACAAGAGGCCCGTGAAAAAATGGGTACTGAATTTGTATCAGAATACAAGCTTGACGGAGAAAGAGTTCAGATCCACAGACAAGAAGAAAAAATTGTATTATACTCGCGTAGCCTTGAAAACATCACAAACTACTATCCAGATATTGTAGAAAATATTGGTAAGGTGTTAAAGCCAGACGAGGTAATACTGGAGGCCGAAGTTGTTGCAATGAATGATGATACAGGCGAGTTCCTACCATTTCAAGAATTGATGCATCGAAGACGTAAATACAAGATTGCCCAAGCTGTTCAAGAGTATCCCATCACTGTAAATTTTTTCGATGTTTTATCAATGGATAAAAAAAGTTGTTTGGACTTACCATATGTTCAAAGAAGAAAACTATTAGAAAAAAATGTAATAGAAGACTCTTTTGCAAAAATAATGCCAATGGTATTTGTAAAGACAGATAGTGAGGTAGAAGACAGTTTGGAAAATGCAATCAATGCAGGATGTGAGGGGATAATGCTAAAACAGTTGAATTCCCCATATCGCGCAGGTGCGAGAGCAAGCAACTGGCTCAAGCTCAAACGAGAGTACAGAAATGAGCTCGGGGATAGTATTGACCTGGTAATAGTGGGAGCATTTTATGGCAGAGGAAGAAGAACTGGGAGATATGGAGCTCTACTCTTGTCTGCATATGATGACAAATCAGATACATTCCCCAGTATCTGTAAGGTGGGTACTGGGTTTACGGACGACAGCCTTGACCAGTTCTACCAGATTCTTTCAGATAAAATTACAATCAGAAAGGATCCAAGAATTGAGAGTGGTCTGGAGGCAGATGTCTGGTTCGAGCCTGAAGTTGTAATAGAAATTGTGGCGTCAGAGATAACACTGAGTCCAATTCACAAAGTTGCCATGGATAAGATAAGAAAAGGCAGTGGACTTGCACTCAGATTCCCCAAGTTCACAGGAAAGATAAGATTTGAAAAAACATCAGAGAATGCAACCAATATTGATGAAATAGTAACTTTATACAACAGTCAAAAACGCGTTGTACAAGATGAAAAATAA
- a CDS encoding DUF47 domain-containing protein: MYSGELEVQAKRKALAVLQDEINRILNAVRDLSILPGLIIKADKSEIKQLLERIKNTEDEVEALRRKITREISDVGGLMMNRENLLNSAYAMDEIAGYITGIAFKLSNIKAATLKKEKLDKDLTELVELAVDQIHKINEIIRALASNNSTVAIDLAHEAQKIERQVDDKYRALSIRVLDETATTKELLLLKDVVEGIEEMSDKVLQVSDSFILLALSL, from the coding sequence ATGTATAGCGGAGAACTTGAAGTTCAGGCAAAGAGAAAGGCCTTGGCCGTTTTACAAGACGAGATAAACAGAATTCTCAACGCAGTCAGAGATCTATCAATTCTGCCAGGTTTGATAATCAAGGCTGACAAATCTGAAATAAAACAACTACTGGAGAGAATAAAAAATACTGAAGATGAAGTAGAGGCTCTTCGTAGAAAGATAACTAGAGAAATTTCAGATGTTGGAGGTCTCATGATGAACCGTGAGAACCTTCTGAACTCAGCATATGCGATGGATGAAATTGCTGGTTACATCACAGGTATTGCCTTTAAACTCTCAAACATCAAGGCAGCCACACTCAAAAAGGAGAAACTTGACAAGGATCTTACTGAACTAGTTGAGCTAGCAGTAGACCAGATTCACAAGATAAATGAGATAATCCGAGCCCTTGCAAGCAACAATAGCACAGTAGCAATTGACTTGGCTCACGAGGCACAAAAGATAGAGAGACAAGTGGATGACAAGTACAGAGCATTAAGCATCAGAGTTCTTGATGAGACTGCTACAACCAAAGAACTGCTTTTACTCAAAGATGTGGTAGAGGGAATAGAGGAAATGTCGGACAAGGTACTGCAAGTGTCAGATTCATTCATTTTACTTGCTCTGAGCCTATAA
- the endA gene encoding tRNA-intron lyase produces the protein MKGDLLENRIIVWNITDSKALFVEGYYGKPIGMAKPKPDEINVPLILDLIEGYYLQEKSKIKVYQSRKLVLQKDLLDICRKEYHNFDKKYAVYKDFRDKGYIVNPGIKFGCDFAVYQKGPGIDHAPYLLQVYNSTDTISATSIVLAGRLATTVRKQFIFAIPKGDKMDCLALDWWRA, from the coding sequence ATGAAAGGCGATTTGCTTGAAAATAGAATAATAGTTTGGAACATTACTGATTCTAAAGCACTTTTTGTCGAGGGATATTATGGAAAACCAATCGGCATGGCAAAGCCAAAACCTGATGAGATCAATGTACCGCTCATCTTGGACTTGATTGAAGGATATTATTTACAGGAAAAATCAAAGATCAAGGTATATCAGTCAAGAAAACTAGTATTACAGAAAGATCTCCTAGATATTTGCAGGAAAGAATATCACAATTTTGATAAAAAATATGCGGTCTACAAAGATTTTCGTGACAAGGGATACATTGTAAATCCCGGCATCAAGTTTGGATGTGATTTTGCAGTATACCAAAAGGGACCTGGAATTGATCATGCCCCATACTTGCTTCAAGTATACAATTCTACGGATACCATATCTGCGACCAGCATAGTTCTAGCTGGAAGACTTGCAACAACAGTGAGAAAACAATTCATCTTTGCAATTCCAAAGGGCGACAAAATGGACTGTTTAGCTTTGGACTGGTGGAGAGCCTGA
- a CDS encoding SDR family NAD(P)-dependent oxidoreductase, translating into MLKFQNKIIVITGSGTGIGKAIAIKFAENGANIVILGRRREPLEETAKELERIISSVKSNSFVKIFPGVDVSDEDGVSKMFEDLKKSHGAVDIVVNNAGVSGPVTCFANAPISEFKSTVGIHLTGTFWTSSQAIKTMKPGSKIVTISTFFTEERPYEQRPYRFRSPYTASQGAKNRLAEAMSWEITDKKIISIATNPGPVHSDRIYKTVYPKAAAEFMRVSGFENLTPEEVESVNNDILPLLGEDEKTVKNGISQAADKLAKLKSITAESDIKKLVSTISALLAKIQQIAEKVQNNTSKMIADEQFLTQQQVAETVLMLSDDNISHILNGKVIPGDRVFYPVKPHIACSIPDVQPDFGSKITVFALDATDESDVIRAKHLAEKIEDAGGKTVILISKTSPKIAEERLAKFHSHVMDITSQENVKRMLNTATQKVGPIGNVIYMTGKVPQIGNLVDLSRKDWDGLVDKFINTPAIFMQESLGIFVPGGAKNPPLFKGKEGNMIIIGPDMPAGSKTTGVDRARVEVFRGALRPFATTVNQELSDVLKSRLRIYLVLPGSVDGTESSNDNIMKAISYLTSGKSVNNAEIIYYPDETRS; encoded by the coding sequence ATGCTAAAATTTCAAAATAAGATCATAGTAATTACAGGAAGTGGAACCGGCATAGGAAAAGCAATAGCCATAAAATTTGCTGAAAACGGTGCAAACATTGTCATATTGGGGAGAAGGAGAGAGCCTTTAGAAGAGACAGCAAAAGAACTAGAACGCATAATTTCTTCAGTAAAGAGTAACTCATTTGTAAAAATTTTCCCAGGTGTTGATGTAAGTGACGAGGATGGAGTCTCAAAGATGTTCGAAGATCTCAAAAAATCACATGGTGCAGTGGATATAGTTGTAAACAATGCAGGAGTCTCAGGACCTGTCACTTGTTTTGCAAATGCCCCAATCTCAGAATTTAAGAGCACAGTGGGAATTCATCTCACAGGTACATTTTGGACATCATCTCAGGCAATCAAGACAATGAAACCAGGTTCCAAGATAGTTACAATATCCACATTCTTTACAGAAGAGCGCCCATACGAACAAAGGCCATACAGGTTTAGAAGTCCATACACTGCATCACAAGGAGCAAAGAATAGGCTTGCTGAGGCAATGTCATGGGAAATTACTGACAAAAAAATTATATCAATTGCAACAAATCCAGGACCCGTCCATTCTGACAGGATTTACAAAACAGTATATCCAAAAGCAGCGGCAGAATTTATGAGAGTAAGCGGTTTTGAAAACCTCACACCAGAAGAAGTCGAGTCCGTAAACAATGACATACTTCCATTGCTTGGAGAAGATGAAAAAACAGTAAAAAATGGAATTTCACAGGCGGCAGATAAACTTGCGAAATTAAAATCAATCACAGCAGAATCAGACATAAAAAAACTTGTCAGTACCATTTCTGCACTACTAGCAAAGATACAGCAGATTGCAGAAAAAGTCCAGAACAACACAAGCAAAATGATTGCTGATGAACAGTTTTTGACACAGCAGCAAGTTGCAGAAACAGTTCTGATGCTTAGTGATGACAACATATCACATATTCTAAATGGCAAGGTGATACCTGGCGACCGCGTATTTTATCCAGTCAAGCCACACATTGCATGTTCCATACCAGATGTACAGCCAGATTTTGGTTCTAAAATTACAGTATTTGCACTGGATGCAACTGATGAATCAGATGTAATAAGAGCCAAACATTTGGCTGAAAAAATAGAGGATGCTGGAGGAAAGACAGTGATACTGATTTCAAAAACAAGTCCCAAGATCGCAGAAGAAAGGCTGGCAAAATTTCATTCTCATGTGATGGACATTACAAGCCAAGAAAACGTAAAGAGAATGCTAAACACTGCAACACAAAAGGTCGGACCAATTGGCAATGTGATCTACATGACAGGCAAAGTTCCTCAAATCGGTAATCTAGTGGACTTGTCAAGAAAAGACTGGGATGGCCTGGTTGATAAATTCATAAACACTCCAGCTATTTTCATGCAGGAATCACTTGGCATCTTTGTTCCAGGAGGAGCAAAAAATCCGCCGCTTTTCAAGGGCAAGGAAGGAAACATGATAATCATAGGACCAGACATGCCAGCAGGCAGTAAGACAACAGGAGTAGACAGAGCAAGAGTGGAGGTATTCAGGGGTGCACTTAGACCATTTGCAACAACTGTGAACCAAGAGCTCAGCGACGTACTAAAATCAAGACTTCGGATATACCTAGTGCTTCCAGGAAGCGTAGATGGTACAGAATCCAGCAATGACAACATCATGAAAGCAATTAGTTATCTTACGTCCGGAAAATCAGTAAACAATGCAGAGATTATTTACTATCCAGACGAAACAAGATCTTGA
- a CDS encoding hotdog family protein yields MKKFADLNIGDEFYSECSISLAELDAYLLFSGIKNIIYEDTKSGKEKKMVSGRAILSKMEGEFTRLEEMYGNLLIFYGIDGDQNWNNRQTRFLKPLHTDDKLKIKFVISEKREINDEFGLIGVDFEGKDGEGKVIVISKRNLYQIKKDLSASQL; encoded by the coding sequence ATGAAAAAATTTGCAGATCTGAATATTGGTGACGAATTTTATTCGGAATGCTCCATATCTTTGGCAGAACTTGATGCATATCTTTTGTTTTCAGGAATTAAAAATATTATTTATGAAGACACTAAATCAGGCAAGGAAAAAAAGATGGTGTCAGGTCGAGCCATACTCTCAAAAATGGAAGGAGAGTTTACAAGACTCGAAGAGATGTACGGCAATCTCCTAATTTTTTATGGAATTGACGGGGACCAAAACTGGAATAACAGGCAGACTAGATTTCTGAAACCTCTCCATACTGATGATAAATTAAAGATAAAATTTGTAATTTCTGAAAAACGTGAAATCAATGATGAGTTTGGCTTGATAGGAGTAGATTTCGAGGGAAAAGATGGAGAAGGAAAAGTAATAGTAATTTCAAAAAGAAACCTATATCAAATCAAGAAGGACTTGTCAGCGAGTCAATTATGA
- a CDS encoding sulfite exporter TauE/SafE family protein has product MLEYLWLLPLGFVAGVIGSMVGLGGGFVMVPVLTFFGFSSTLAASDSLFAAFSNSVASTVSYAKQKRISYSLGIKLALFAIPGTVLGAYISDDVSSQLFKLLFGAVLVSSGVYIYLRRKMEPREYNLSKQIVVLAVGASFFAGIISSLFGIGGGTVFVPLMVIAIGLSMKLAAPTSQFILMFVAASGMLVHSALGHPNYYEAGILSIGSFVGGLVGSRLSTRVDERKLRLFVIVVLGITAAKLIIDSLTSPS; this is encoded by the coding sequence TTGCTTGAATATCTGTGGCTCTTACCACTTGGTTTTGTAGCTGGTGTCATAGGATCCATGGTAGGACTAGGAGGCGGATTTGTAATGGTTCCAGTACTGACATTTTTCGGGTTCTCATCAACACTTGCTGCAAGCGATAGTCTCTTTGCAGCATTCAGCAACTCGGTGGCATCAACTGTCTCATATGCTAAACAAAAAAGAATTTCATACTCGCTTGGAATAAAGCTTGCACTCTTTGCAATTCCTGGAACAGTACTCGGGGCATACATATCCGATGATGTATCATCTCAATTGTTCAAATTACTGTTTGGGGCTGTGCTGGTGTCATCAGGTGTGTATATTTACCTGAGAAGAAAAATGGAACCAAGAGAATACAACCTATCAAAGCAGATTGTGGTTCTTGCAGTCGGTGCAAGTTTTTTTGCAGGTATAATCTCCAGCTTGTTTGGAATTGGAGGAGGTACTGTATTTGTACCATTGATGGTGATTGCAATTGGATTATCCATGAAACTTGCTGCACCTACGTCACAATTCATCTTGATGTTTGTGGCAGCCTCTGGCATGCTAGTACACTCTGCGCTTGGTCATCCAAATTACTATGAGGCCGGAATACTCTCAATTGGCTCATTTGTAGGAGGGCTTGTAGGGAGTAGGTTATCTACACGTGTTGATGAACGAAAACTTCGCCTGTTTGTCATAGTTGTACTTGGTATCACTGCAGCTAAACTCATAATTGACTCGCTGACAAGTCCTTCTTGA
- a CDS encoding homoserine dehydrogenase yields MRIILSGFGVVGQSFAKLLLSRSEDLYAKHGLKPRIVGVFDSKGSAASSAGLDLNRLLEMKKKYGNIRKYHNKERDANGLDMINGMDAEVLIETTPSNYKDAEPGMSHIVSAMKKGLHVITVNKGPLALAFPSLIELATYNQVQLKFSGTVGGGTPILDYAKNSLRGERIISFQGILNGTTNYILTNMAAGLTFKAALADAKKKGYVEADESLDIDGFDAAAKLVILANWIMDMKVTIKDIERTGIRDVTTGDVKKAAAHNCAIKLIASCNRDLVVSPREIALDDPMCVNGTLNAITFNSEHSGQQTITGRGAGGIETASSILRDLLDIKQEMSRIEIA; encoded by the coding sequence TTGAGAATAATATTATCTGGTTTTGGAGTAGTGGGACAAAGTTTTGCAAAACTTTTGCTTTCTAGATCCGAGGACTTGTATGCAAAACACGGATTGAAACCAAGAATAGTAGGTGTCTTTGACTCAAAGGGTTCTGCAGCATCTTCAGCTGGACTTGATTTGAACAGGCTGTTAGAGATGAAGAAAAAATATGGAAACATACGAAAATATCACAATAAGGAAAGAGACGCAAATGGCCTTGACATGATAAACGGCATGGATGCGGAAGTTCTTATAGAAACCACTCCGAGTAACTATAAAGATGCAGAGCCCGGCATGTCACATATTGTAAGTGCCATGAAAAAAGGACTTCATGTAATTACAGTAAACAAGGGACCGCTCGCACTTGCATTTCCATCGCTGATTGAACTTGCAACATATAATCAGGTCCAGTTAAAATTCAGCGGAACCGTAGGAGGAGGAACTCCAATATTGGATTATGCAAAGAATAGTTTGCGTGGAGAAAGAATAATTTCATTTCAAGGAATACTAAATGGTACCACAAACTACATCCTGACAAACATGGCAGCAGGTCTTACATTCAAGGCAGCACTTGCAGATGCCAAGAAAAAAGGATATGTTGAGGCAGATGAGTCATTAGATATAGACGGTTTTGATGCTGCTGCCAAACTCGTCATACTTGCCAACTGGATAATGGATATGAAAGTTACAATAAAGGACATCGAAAGAACAGGCATTAGGGATGTTACAACAGGTGATGTAAAAAAAGCGGCAGCACATAATTGTGCAATAAAACTGATTGCATCGTGCAATAGAGACCTAGTTGTATCACCAAGAGAGATAGCACTTGATGACCCTATGTGTGTCAACGGAACCCTTAATGCCATAACGTTCAACTCGGAGCATTCTGGCCAGCAGACAATAACTGGTCGTGGCGCAGGAGGCATTGAGACCGCCAGTTCAATTTTAAGAGATTTGTTAGATATTAAACAGGAAATGTCAAGAATTGAAATCGCATAA